Below is a genomic region from Seriola aureovittata isolate HTS-2021-v1 ecotype China chromosome 23, ASM2101889v1, whole genome shotgun sequence.
GATTGGACGGGGCGTGGGGGAAGGGGTGTTCCTGGGTTTGGGTTTGGGTTTGGGTTTGGTGGCAGTTGCAGCGGGGGCAACCCTCCGCCACTTCCTGCCGCTCCGGGGGAAGACTGTACGACCTCTGCCTGGACGTATCAGCAGGAGGGATGTATGAGGAGGAGTGAGTCGGATAGTGTCCGTCTGCGGCGCCGAAGGAGGGCGGGATGGCGTGAGGAGCAgtagatgaagaggaggaggaggtggaggagggagaggaggggaacaGGGTGTGGTGAGATGCGCGCCTGCGGTGGAACTGCTCCCACTTCGGGGGCGGCGGTCTCGGGGGAGGCGGCGTCTTCTTCCTATTTTGCTTGGCAGTGCTTGCTGCTTCTCCTCCCCTGACCCCGCCcgctccctcctccacctcgcTCAGGGTCTGACTGGTCGCTACGGAAATCGACGGCGACCAGCGGTGGCTGCTGTCGAAGCGGAGGTCATTTTCGGACATGGCTCGCCCCCGGAGCGCAAGAGGAGCCGGCGGCGGAGCGAACGCGTGGCCGTTGCGGTCGCCGCTGCCCCATCGGCTCTGGTGGGGGGGTTGCTGGTGCTGACTGACACTCTCTGGTGGTCTGGACTCCCGTCTCCAGCTTGGGTAGTCCCTGTGATGGAGCGACAGAGTCAAAATGGTTTAAAACAAGTCAAAAACTGGCAATCACCTTTTgagcacagaaaaataacaaaataccCAGAATTCTCattcaaagtaaagaaaactgTTCTTAATTTTGGCCGGTGACTGTGTATTCACGTAGGACCCCACCGCTCACAGGACACAGCTGGGTTTTCAGGGCCTTGATGGATGAGTGGCAGAACATTTCCTTTAGAGAAAGTGGTTAAATTACAGTCTGTGTTTCCCTTATTGCATCCCAGGTTCAGtcaactgtttctgtctcaggtCAAATATGAGTGGAGGCCCCCTTTACGAGCCATGCATGTCCCGTAAGCCCCCCTGCATGCTAACGTACAGGAATCACCACCCAACCACATATCATTATGGTCACATTTTAAGCATGGATGATTGCTCTGCACACTTAGACCTCATTATAGTCAAATCACAGCCAGGCATGACTGAGCGGGGTTTCCGCCTGCCAGTGCACAATGGGCCGACCCCACCTAGCGTCTCCGGAGACTCACTTAGAGACAATCAGACAGAGATGGAGCGAGTGTGTGTCAGCGCTGACATGTCAGAGAGGCAGAGTCGCAAATCTAGAAGATCATCAAGTCAGAAACGAGACGTTTATATGAATGTGTGCGTCTGCGTTTGCACTCTGCGGTTGAGAAAGGAAGTGGCTCACCTCTCCGTCAGGCTGTACTTCCTGTTGAGCTTGGTCGTTTCCTGTTGCCGGGCGGGATACGTCTGTGGAAGAGATTTAAGGCCGGTTAATAACAGCAAAGGAATGAAGGAAGGCTTCAGTCTGGTCTGCAAAGTGTTGGTCAGCACACTTTCACGCTGAAGGGAAGTGGGTGTGTCCCTCCACCCTGCAGTACACTTGAGTGGTGATAAGGCTCATGGGGTGGGGGCATTTTCTGCTGAATCTGGACAATTTCATGCCAAAAACCCGTAAACCGCCTCTTTACCTTCATATcaatatctttaaaaacacattatttgtgACTTCTCTTCtctaaaattgttttattttctatcataTAGTCTTTAACACGTCAGGAAATACTGAGGTGATGTCGACCGACAGTATAAAACCcagaaaaattcaaattatattaaaaaaatccaacaaatattcacatttgagaaagtGGAACTGGttaagtttttggcatttttgcttaaaaacagcaattaattgattatcaaaatgttggccaattaattttctgtcaattaatCGTTTCTTGTTTCAGCTTTATCTTTATCTTGTTGCATCCTTACGTTAAAATTTTAATACAGCtcagttgtgtttgtattttatttcactccacgcttcattttctgtttaccACTTTGTATCTTGACGGAATGATCCAGTTCACTCAATAGCCTTCTTCCCGAGCTTTCAACTGCACTGGATGCAGTTAAaagttaagattattttgtaTATTCACGCACAGAAAAAGACTAAAACTTCCCACTGAACCCAAGTCATCAGGGCagacagataaagaaagaagaaaaagaaaacgagtgcagcagcaggaagtctGACGGCCTTGTTTCCAGAGTTTCTGATAAAGTTATTTGTTGTTGATCTAAGAACTAATACGAGGTTTTACTCATTACGGCTGCGGCACAGGATACGTCTGTACAATGCATTGGGTTATTACCCCACCGGTGGAATGCTGAACGAACTCATTGCACTCTCATCACCGCTCAGAGATACAGGCAGCCAGTAGATCCGCACACAAGAGGCAGGGATCggctgcacaaacacaccgGTGGGGCCCccgcacgaacacacacacacacacacacacacacacactgattccTGTGCAGAGATATTTTCTGACCGTCTGTGATGCAAACCTGAACCTTCAGCTGGTATTTCTGTTGGAGAGGTGGGATGAATTTAACATATTTGGCCGTCGCCTGTTGTAAACAGAGCACAAAATCCATTAAATGGTAACTGACTGATAATAAGCTCAAGTACCTGGATGTGGCTGCTCTTCATTTAAAGTCACTGTCTCTTGGGCTTTAAAAAGTGCATTAAGTAATTCATGGCTTCGTCTGGCTTCTATTGGTGAATACCAGGAATTAAAGCTTCCATACTTGGGCAAATGCCGGACTGTTTCTTGGCGTAGAGCAGAGACTTCTGGGGCATTTTTCTAAAACGACCGAAATCTTTAAATAACCCTTTAACCAACTAACAAAACATACACCTTAAATCCAATAGATTCATGAGCACTGtgaaagtgtttcattttgattatAATGACCATCACGCACGAAATGTTTTCCGTAGGGatctaaataaaatgaatgtccTCTGGGAAAAGGGCAAATTGCATCAAAGTGTAGATTTAATGTTCATGTAATGAGgtgagatgtaaaaaaaaataatcaaatctaATAGTCTAAAATTTTTGCCAAAAACAATTCAACTTAACTATTTCCAAATATTTCTGAAAAGCAGCTGTGCTTCTCCAGCGAGAGCCCAACTGAGTGACAGACcatgaataataatattattataatattataatattattttgacaatcagtttccttcctctttccaaATGATATGAATGCACACACGTTGATGAATGAACCCCCTTCAAAATGGGATCATGCGTGTGAGACTGTTCTTACATGTACACCTTGATaggtgtgtgtttccttttgcatgagtgtgtttccatgtgtgtgtgtgtgtgtgtgtgtgtgtgtgtgtgtgtgcctctgcaGAAGGTCTTATCACAGCTTTGTAGTCCATCCAACACATCTGTTATTGTTAAAGATATTGGAACGTCGTCAGCAGCAGATATGAAACAAAAATTCCACGCTTGAGGTTATCGCTGTGGCATCACGCTAACAACCTTTCATTTGAAACGGAGCCCAACATGGAGGAAGCCAGGGTTCAAGGCCCCCCCCCCGAGGCTAAAGCGCGCCGAAAACCCACacgaaaacaacaacacagtgtcaGTTTGGACCAAATATCTGCTGAACTGAAGACGCATTTAGTCCAAAACAAACGTCAGTTTGGCTTTGCTCAGCGTTAACCGATAAGGTTACTAATAGGTTGAAGTTCACAGGAGTTTCTTAAGTTCGGACGAAGGGGCTGCACCCCCCTGCCAAGTAACTTGAATCAATTTGTGGTAAAGAGGTAACCCAAAGCTGCTATTATCGCTTACACAAGTGTCCGCCGCTGTTGCCCAATCTCCCTCAGTTCCATTAACTATTTCAGTGATCCGCTGAATTTTCAATGAGAATTTCAGACTTTCCCCACATGCAGGACGCAAGGTTCAACTTCAAACCAACCATTCAGCCACGGAGTACTTGGACCAAGTGGACCACTTAGCTCCAACATCCAAGAGGGGCCACTCAATCCCTTTTCTGGTGCTGGTTTAAAGAACCAAGATAGTTTTCAGTCTCCAGTGGTTGTTCCAGCTCGGTCCAAACCCACAGTCTGATTTCACTGCAAAGTTTAACTTTCACTCTGAAAGGCGTAGCTTGGTTTCAGTGCTGCTGGGACACAGGCTGTTATTTAGCTTAGCAtgcctgctgctggaaattGGTTTTGAGGCCAGCAGGCTTGTAAACATAGTTGTTAATGGATGTAGTTAGAACCTCTAACATGTCGATATGGACTGATGCCTTGACTTTGTTTGGGACTTTTACTTGaatacagaaatacagttaTAAGTAAATGTTGATAATAATGTTTTGGCTGTAGCTCATGTaggagaagatcgataccacttcATTATCTGTTCAGCCGTAAAGTGtgtagcttagtttagcataaagactgaaaacagtgtaaaaaaagTGGGTTACGTGCCGGACAAAGTAGATATAACCTGTGAATTCAGgacagaaataaatcaaatatactactatacagtataaaacacGGATGCCCAAATAAATGGACTGTACGTACACCACACTTCACTGACCTCCACCAGATGCTATAGTCCCATAAAATATCCTTCACATACTGTAGTAGCTTTTTATAAGaagaacattttgatttaatcCATCTGAGAAATAAGTAGAAAACGCCTATAGCGTGTTTTTAAAGCTTCGGCCCGACTCTCACTGAACACGCGTGAAGCCAGAATGAGACTGACCCACTCTCTTTGTCTATAAACCTGACAAAGTCCAGTTTATAATCCAGATCCCAGGACAACACACTCCTGCTGAGAGCTAACCTGGCAACCCCTGACTCCTTCATGAACCTCATAAATACAGTGTGTCTTTCACCAATGGTGTAACAGGAACAGGCTTGTGTTCGTGAGCGCTCTCTTACCTCTGTAGGCGTGTAGCTCCTTGCTGTGTATCCCTGGTGCTGAGGTGGATGGTTCCCCAGGTGCTGAGAGGTGTTGTTGACCGGGTAAAAAGCCGATCCCGGGACTTGATTCTGGGTTTGGCTGTAGGAGAACACCTGAGGCTGGGGCTGGAAGTTGTGGAAGCTGTCTTGATGGTTTTCTTTGATGGCAGAATTGCCGTAAAACTCATGATGTGAGGCGAGCTGGGcttcttcttccctttccttttctctttctctctccagctctttctctctttctgccttgAGTCGTTCCTTCTCTCTGgccctctccatctctttttctctctccagctcaAGCTCCCTCTCGCTTTCCCTTTCCCACTGTTTCACCCTCTCCTCTCGCTCCTTCTCCCGCTGAATCTCCCTCAGCTTTGCCCTCTCGGTTTCTAATTCCCTCTCTTGCCTTTCCTTCTCCTGCTGCCTCTCCGATTCTCTCAACCTCTCCTCCCGTTCCCTtgccctcttctccctctccctcacctgttccctctccttctctttctgcctctccctGCTGCTGGTACTCACAGACTGCCTCCTGGTCTCCATGGTGTTTGTCAGGGAGCTCTGCTGCTGAAGTCCCCCCTGGTAGGAGTATCTCCTTTGGTTTGGGTGCAGACCGAGCTCCCCTCCCTGCTGCTCAGAGTGATTGGGGTGTTTTTTCTGCCGACGACTGAACAAACTCAAAACATCTGACCCAGACACGCCTTTGCTTGTCTCCTCGAAGAACTTCATCCTATCCGCAAATGGAAGGATATCAGTCTCTTCCATCCGAGAACATGAAGAAGAGCGActgtaggaggaggaggtaaaagCACAAACCCCATGCCGGGACCCTGTTACCCCCAACACCCTCTCACCCAGGACTCTACACCGTCggtctggttctggttctggttctggctGGAGTTTATGCTCGGGGGTCCAACGCCAGCGGCGGGCTTTGCCGGCAGGAGCTGGCTCTTCCACGACTCGGATGCCGACACCAAAACTGGGCACGCCTGGGTCCAGAATCTGGACAGACCTGGACACGTTGTTGTTTTGAGTGTAGGTTGTTGACTGAGGCTGAGTTGGCGAAGCATCCTGGATTGATTCACTGGAAGGGTTTGATTTCTCGACTGGTGCTGTCGTCCTGAGATCTTGGGGGCTTACAGTTGAGGCATATGCAACTTTGGTACTCCTTTCCTGGGCGGGCACACCTGGGTCTGTCTCCTCTTCATGGAGATCTGGACCCTCCTCCTGGACAGTCTCCCCACTACAGAGCAACCCCCCTGGGCCACGGCTGCTCTGAAGCTGGGCCTTTTTCCTCTGGATCTCATTGCGCAAGTTGGTAGCAAATCGCTCGCTGCGGCGACGGTTACGCCGATGGTTCCTCGACGAGTTTGACTTCTTCATAGCTGCCTCTCCCTCTacatcctcctcttttttcccttcacctcttcctctgtccactgctctctgctcctccagtaAAGTATCCATACTGGCAGCAGCACTAAGAGGCTCAAAATCTTTCTCCAGTATCTGGTCGGAGCTCAACCTTCCCTGGGTTGATGATCCACTGGGGTCTCCTGGTACGCTCACAGAGCGGCCCCACGGGTGAAGATGCTGTATTGGGGAGAGGGACTCGCCATTTACAACCATCCCTTCCAGCCTCGCATTTGAATCCCCATCTTCCCCGTCCCCCTCCAAGAACACAGATCCTGGGGTCGAACACCGGCTGCCTCCCCATTTGTTTGATGGGGCATTGACGTGGTTGTAATCCGAAGGGTTTGACTGGTTGCAAGGCTCCAACGAGGAGCCGTCACTGTCAAACTGCAATAACTGAAGCTGTGTGGCGAGGAGCTTCTCGGGAGCGCTGTGCCGGTGCTTGGTCGGGGAGGATTCTGCGGGTAAGGagtcaggaggagaggaggtgatggGGACTAAGGAGGCTATCACTTGGTCAGAAGGATAATCTGAGGTGGTCTCTAAATTGTGGTCTTGATTATCACTTGCGTCACATCTGATATGTATAATGTCTTTAGTCTGTCTTTGGCTATAGTGCGAGTCCAAGGTATCCTCTTTGAAAGTTCCTGTTTTGTCGCCTTCTTCTGGCGCAGAGAAGCCGTTGTGAATTCCTGATTCAACATTCGGAGAGGACTTGTTTTCGTCATAGTAAGAAGAAACATTGGGAATTTCGATCGGAGCAGAAGCACAACGTTTGTTGGCGACATTGGGGCGACTCCGGGTTGCCCTAAAACTGTCCTTTCTGGTTGGAGGTTGAGGAGGGTTCATCTTTCTCCCCgctcctccatctccatttcTTATGATCTCAAAGTCTCCTCCCCTCCGCTCCTCCTCGTAACAGCAGGACGAAGGCCTCTCTTTTACCTTGACTGGCCTCGGCCTCGGCCTGGTCAGCGATCTGGATTTGTGCGCAATCAGCTGCGCCTCATCCGGGGCCTCGCCAGCTGAACTCCCCAGGGCTGAGGTGTCGCCACCCGGGTAG
It encodes:
- the shroom4 gene encoding protein Shroom4 isoform X1, with protein sequence METVEQLVSFHHIQVQLSGGAPWGFTLKGGLEHGEPLIITKIEDGGKAAHCKKLKVGDELININGSALYGSRQEALILIKGSYRTLKLTVRRRNVPLIRPHSWHLAKLSELPLPPPPPSPPPPPPPPCLPSADSPPLPPPPPPSAMQLHPGPYTLPWHTTDNSDLSMQWGQLSRPYSSTDRSSSLGSMESLDTPTPTAQPYSDSHNSPVDPTLFNNKRDSAYSSFSASSNTSDYATVPLRPGEACSMDNLLQSLGPACRGYPGGDTSALGSSAGEAPDEAQLIAHKSRSLTRPRPRPVKVKERPSSCCYEEERRGGDFEIIRNGDGGAGRKMNPPQPPTRKDSFRATRSRPNVANKRCASAPIEIPNVSSYYDENKSSPNVESGIHNGFSAPEEGDKTGTFKEDTLDSHYSQRQTKDIIHIRCDASDNQDHNLETTSDYPSDQVIASLVPITSSPPDSLPAESSPTKHRHSAPEKLLATQLQLLQFDSDGSSLEPCNQSNPSDYNHVNAPSNKWGGSRCSTPGSVFLEGDGEDGDSNARLEGMVVNGESLSPIQHLHPWGRSVSVPGDPSGSSTQGRLSSDQILEKDFEPLSAAASMDTLLEEQRAVDRGRGEGKKEEDVEGEAAMKKSNSSRNHRRNRRRSERFATNLRNEIQRKKAQLQSSRGPGGLLCSGETVQEEGPDLHEEETDPGVPAQERSTKVAYASTVSPQDLRTTAPVEKSNPSSESIQDASPTQPQSTTYTQNNNVSRSVQILDPGVPSFGVGIRVVEEPAPAGKARRWRWTPEHKLQPEPEPEPDRRCRVLGERVLGVTGSRHGVCAFTSSSYSRSSSCSRMEETDILPFADRMKFFEETSKGVSGSDVLSLFSRRQKKHPNHSEQQGGELGLHPNQRRYSYQGGLQQQSSLTNTMETRRQSVSTSSRERQKEKEREQVREREKRAREREERLRESERQQEKERQERELETERAKLREIQREKEREERVKQWERESERELELEREKEMERAREKERLKAEREKELEREREKEREEEAQLASHHEFYGNSAIKENHQDSFHNFQPQPQVFSYSQTQNQVPGSAFYPVNNTSQHLGNHPPQHQGYTARSYTPTETYPARQQETTKLNRKYSLTERDYPSWRRESRPPESVSQHQQPPHQSRWGSGDRNGHAFAPPPAPLALRGRAMSENDLRFDSSHRWSPSISVATSQTLSEVEEGAGGVRGGEAASTAKQNRKKTPPPPRPPPPKWEQFHRRRASHHTLFPSSPSSTSSSSSSTAPHAIPPSFGAADGHYPTHSSSYIPPADTSRQRSYSLPPERQEVAEGCPRCNCHQTQTQTQTQEHPFPHAPSNQGEAQFQEPSFTVAPPSPMFSRRSFRPVAPPQREREGNPRSSYGGQQERVEFISSLPPPTDTSSFSEVCVGHGPDQDRITVKPHKQQHNVRPGAKWERSSSPRVHSDTALPPELQNGGVGGVFPPESYFSMDYEQQQQLRMSRGFQTEERQKIPEPGTESETTLSPSPVHSLEADLDVPMETDIDDFQEEDLPAEAEPITSELPCFALPVTVLETDIDTLPDSEASPSRRTRAESGSLEEELETGESGRERLSLEELFPQSSEGESGTESWRGAYQTMEHNTDSLDRRSGASSSCSSYYSTSAAKAQLLSQMKDFTDNRERDDDELTYKRQLMESLRKKLGVLREAQRGLQEDIRANAQLGEEVESMVVSVCKPNEVDKFRMFIGDLDKVVSLLLSLSGRLLRVETTLDTLDPETEHHERLPLLEKKRQLMRQLSEAQDLKDHVDRREQAVSRVLARCLSPEQHRDYSHFVKMKAALLVEQRQLEDKIRLGEEQLRGLRESLGLGLGMGMGMSMGYGHY
- the shroom4 gene encoding protein Shroom4 isoform X2, with protein sequence MQLHPGPYTLPWHTTDNSDLSMQWGQLSRPYSSTDRSSSLGSMESLDTPTPTAQPYSDSHNSPVDPTLFNNKRDSAYSSFSASSNTSDYATVPLRPGEACSMDNLLQSLGPACRGYPGGDTSALGSSAGEAPDEAQLIAHKSRSLTRPRPRPVKVKERPSSCCYEEERRGGDFEIIRNGDGGAGRKMNPPQPPTRKDSFRATRSRPNVANKRCASAPIEIPNVSSYYDENKSSPNVESGIHNGFSAPEEGDKTGTFKEDTLDSHYSQRQTKDIIHIRCDASDNQDHNLETTSDYPSDQVIASLVPITSSPPDSLPAESSPTKHRHSAPEKLLATQLQLLQFDSDGSSLEPCNQSNPSDYNHVNAPSNKWGGSRCSTPGSVFLEGDGEDGDSNARLEGMVVNGESLSPIQHLHPWGRSVSVPGDPSGSSTQGRLSSDQILEKDFEPLSAAASMDTLLEEQRAVDRGRGEGKKEEDVEGEAAMKKSNSSRNHRRNRRRSERFATNLRNEIQRKKAQLQSSRGPGGLLCSGETVQEEGPDLHEEETDPGVPAQERSTKVAYASTVSPQDLRTTAPVEKSNPSSESIQDASPTQPQSTTYTQNNNVSRSVQILDPGVPSFGVGIRVVEEPAPAGKARRWRWTPEHKLQPEPEPEPDRRCRVLGERVLGVTGSRHGVCAFTSSSYSRSSSCSRMEETDILPFADRMKFFEETSKGVSGSDVLSLFSRRQKKHPNHSEQQGGELGLHPNQRRYSYQGGLQQQSSLTNTMETRRQSVSTSSRERQKEKEREQVREREKRAREREERLRESERQQEKERQERELETERAKLREIQREKEREERVKQWERESERELELEREKEMERAREKERLKAEREKELEREREKEREEEAQLASHHEFYGNSAIKENHQDSFHNFQPQPQVFSYSQTQNQVPGSAFYPVNNTSQHLGNHPPQHQGYTARSYTPTETYPARQQETTKLNRKYSLTERDYPSWRRESRPPESVSQHQQPPHQSRWGSGDRNGHAFAPPPAPLALRGRAMSENDLRFDSSHRWSPSISVATSQTLSEVEEGAGGVRGGEAASTAKQNRKKTPPPPRPPPPKWEQFHRRRASHHTLFPSSPSSTSSSSSSTAPHAIPPSFGAADGHYPTHSSSYIPPADTSRQRSYSLPPERQEVAEGCPRCNCHQTQTQTQTQEHPFPHAPSNQGEAQFQEPSFTVAPPSPMFSRRSFRPVAPPQREREGNPRSSYGGQQERVEFISSLPPPTDTSSFSEVCVGHGPDQDRITVKPHKQQHNVRPGAKWERSSSPRVHSDTALPPELQNGGVGGVFPPESYFSMDYEQQQQLRMSRGFQTEERQKIPEPGTESETTLSPSPVHSLEADLDVPMETDIDDFQEEDLPAEAEPITSELPCFALPVTVLETDIDTLPDSEASPSRRTRAESGSLEEELETGESGRERLSLEELFPQSSEGESGTESWRGAYQTMEHNTDSLDRRSGASSSCSSYYSTSAAKAQLLSQMKDFTDNRERDDDELTYKRQLMESLRKKLGVLREAQRGLQEDIRANAQLGEEVESMVVSVCKPNEVDKFRMFIGDLDKVVSLLLSLSGRLLRVETTLDTLDPETEHHERLPLLEKKRQLMRQLSEAQDLKDHVDRREQAVSRVLARCLSPEQHRDYSHFVKMKAALLVEQRQLEDKIRLGEEQLRGLRESLGLGLGMGMGMSMGYGHY